The following is a genomic window from Arvicanthis niloticus isolate mArvNil1 chromosome 10, mArvNil1.pat.X, whole genome shotgun sequence.
aaagcaaagacccccgcttgaaagaaagcaaagacccccgcttgaaagaaagcaaaagtcccccctagcttgaaagaaagcaaagactcccgcttgaaagaaagcaaagaacccctcgcttgaaagaaagcaaagacccccccccgcttgaaagaaagcaaagaaccccccccccgcttgaaagaaagcaaagaaccccccgcttgaaagaaagcaaaagtcccccctagcttgaaagaaagcaaagacccccgcttgaaagaaagcaaaagtcccctctaacttgaaagaaagcaaagacccccgcttgaaagaaagcaaagacccccagcttgaaagaaagcaaagacccccgcttgaaagaaagctgaagacccccgcttgaaagaaagcaaaaacccccgcttgaaagaaagcaaagacccccgcttgaaagaaggcaaaagtcccccctagcttaaaagaaagcaaagaccctcccgcttgaaagaaagcaaagaacccctcgcttgaaagaaagcaaagacccccccgcttgaaagaaagcaaagaacccccccgcttgaaagaaagcaaagaaccccccgcttgaaagaaagcaaaagtcccccctagcttgaaagaaagcaaagacccccgcttgaaagaaagcaaaagtcccctctaacttgaaagaaagcaaagacccccgcttgaaagaaagcaaagacccccagcttgaaagaaagcaaagacccccgcttgaaagaaagctgaagacccccgcttgaaagaaagcaaaaatccccgcttgaaagaaagcaaagacccccgcttgaaagaaagcaaagacccccagcttgaaagaaagcaaagacccccgcttgaaagaaagctgaAGACCCCCTTGAAAGAAACCCCCCAgcttgaaaagaaagcaaagccccCCCACGCTTGAAAAGAAAGCTATTCCAAGCCTGAAAGAAGGCAaagctgccccaccccaccctacctcaGCCTGAAAGAAGGCACCCCTACAGGTTGCTGTTAAATATTTAGCTCTaagaattatatatgtatgttcagtCTGAAAGAAGGTATCCAGTACGTTATTGATAATTACATAGTTGTCTGTACTTTTTACTAGGAGTTTTATTGACTAGTATTAGGCACTGGCCTGCTATTTGGTACTGACCCTGTTAAGTGTAGTTTGTAACTATCAGTGAAGATTTCAACAAATACTGCTAGCACCGAAGTGAATCAGGATGGGACAAAGCGAATCTAGAGACAGAGAGTTTTTCATAGATGTTATCAAATATACTCTTAAGAAAAAAGGCATTAAGGTTAACACTAGCCAGTTgactgactttcttcagtttGTACAAACAGTCAGCCCCTGGCTCCCAGAAAGGGGAAGCTTAAATGTGGATACATGGGAGAAGGTAGGTTTAGATATTAAAAACTGGTTTTCAGAGAATGGAGGAAAAGGTATGCCCCTTACAGCATTTGCTATTTGGAATGTGCTTAAAGAAACATTAGCAGATGAAAGAAGGGCCTTAGGTGCCCAAGAGGCACCAGATTCACCTCCTTGTGAGGGGACTCCGTTACTACAGTCTCACTCAGGATCTAAGAAATGTCTTAATTCCTTGACAGAAAAGTCTGAGAAAAGTAGTTCAGGAGAGAGTAATGGTGAATCAGAAGAGGAAAGATCTACCTCAGAGGAGGAATCTGACTCTGAAAAGATAGTAACAATGCATCATAAACATAAGTGGCCTACCATGCAGCATTTAAATATAAGTCATTCCACAAAACCCCctgaaaaaggtaaaaagaaagcaaaggggcCTATTGGATCTGCTGCTGGTGTAATTCAAGCTCAGCAACAGGACAAATTGTTAGGCTGCTTCCCAGTGAGTATGCAGAATAACAAAGAGGATAAGGATCCCTTTCAGGAACCTTTGGCATTTAAATTGCTTATGACTCCTCATGATTGGTTTAAAATTGCCAGAGCCTATCTAACTAGAGATGAATTTTTACAGTGGATGGATATATTTAAGAACTTGGCTCAAAAAGAGTTATCTAAAATgtctgaaaaaaagaagggagtgaAAGAGTTAACATACGAAATGTTTATGGATACAGGTGAATGGTTTGAAGTAAGGATTCAACAAAAATTTACAAAGGAAGCTCTAGTAAATAAATCAGCTGCAGCCCTAGAAGCATGGAGAGGCTTACTTAATAGAGATACAAATACCAAAGGCCTTGCTTATATAAGCCAGGACCCAGAAGAACTTTTTGAGGAATTTGTAACCCAGCTAAaggggacagtggagagtatggcTCTTAGCCCTGAGGcgaaagaaattgttttaaaacaactggTCTTTATGAATACTGAACTTGCTTGTCAGTCTCTTctaaagacaattaaaaaatCTGAGAATTTATCTAAAGTTGAGGTTGCTACTTCATATTTTCAAGGTGTACCCACTACAACAACCTCACAAGGCCAGAACATTATCCAAAATCTTACTAATAAAGGgcagaaaaaatttaataaatcagGCTTTGCTCACAAAAGTTATTCAAATAAGAGGCCTGGACCTATCAGCAAACAATGTCCCAACAAGGCAGGAGATGCCATAAATCTTAATGCTCCTGACCTCACTCAAAGCAGAAATTCAAGAGGGTGTCATCCTAATCTGAAAGGGTACCACTGGCGTAAAGAGTGCCAAACTAACTTTCATAAAAATGGTACTGCCTTATCTGGTAGTACTATAATCCCTAAATATACAAAAGTCTTATCAAGTCAGAAGAACTGTGTGAGAGACCTACCTCAGGCCCCTCAAACATTAGAGGTAATTCAACAGCCTCAGGTGACCAAAACATTTGTCAAAGGACTATATACAGACAGCACAGAACTGAGCCTCCACAAAAACATTTACTTATGACTTCTCCTCAAATTATTAagatcttaaaagaaattttcCTCACACAACAAACCTTTGAATACAAACAGAGCTAGTAAAATAGCCACTGTCTTTTAAATACGAAGGACAAACCCCTTTCTAAACCTCTAACTGCTTTACAACTATTTTACAATCTTAGCCCCAACTTTCAGAATCACAAGTCTTGCTTCAATTTAGAAATTGCATTTTCTCTATTGGACATGCTCAAGTTCATTCTATACTTTCTGGTCCTATGCATGAAAGTAAggattaatttaatttcttaacaAAAGCCTGTTGTTTTTCCTACAAAGGTAACTTAGCAAAATCTTACACTGCAAATCATCATTGCTCTCAGTGAAACTGCTCCTGCATTCCTGCAGAGCTCTTAGCTCAGCTTGGGAATTAACCCCTGATGACCCTGGGTCCTTGtgatttaaaacagagaaatgttacACATGTCCTGTCTTTGAAAAGTTAGCCTTTATTCCTGTACATATGGACTCTTAATTCtcattgttatttatgtattttcctaATTGGGAAAACTTTCATAGATACGATACAGTATTTGTTTCATTAGTTTATAATACTAAGGGCTTAAAATCAGACAATGCCCTTGCTTAAACTTAAGAAGCATTCAAATATTGGTGTTTCACTCTTAGTTTCTCATATTCCACTGGCATTCCTTATAGTTCACATGGACATGCTATTGTGGAATAAGCTTATCAGACCGTATAAAATATAGACAtctaaattacaaaatgaaatcataattatCTATCTCCTTACCAtactttataaaaggaaaaagttcATTTCTAAACATTTCAGGCCTCTACTAAATTAAAGGCCTACCAACTGGATAATAAAAAAGACTGGATGTTTTTCCGGGAGAagctctgtttatatatttacaggaTGCTATAGATGCCAGACCAGCTGATTGTACCAGGCCCCTTCTATGGAGACTTCCACATCTGCCACTTCCTTCAAGCCTGCTTCAAGCCATCATCATCTGCAGACTTTCCACCCGTGCCAGAGACCTCAGCAAAAGAAGATACTGAAGACATGGTTCTTGATTGCATCTGATTGGACTTTTAATTCTATACCCAGGGGATATAAGGgatataaaattgttaaatataaatctatatatatcATTTTCCTACCAAAATGCTATTTGACCAACTGTATAACTTCACCATTGTGTCATAATGCCTTTTCTCATTGTATACTGGCTACTTTATGTTTTGCCATCTATTACTTTCTCACAGCCTTGGTGTAATGCTTTATTTGCCTTGTTTGCCTGTTAATTTTCCTTCACGACCTAAGAGATTTATAGCTGGACTTATCTAAGGCATTACTGCCTTGATTGCTATCTTAGGGTAAGTTGCAGCTTCTGCTGCCTCCCTATCCCAACAGGTACACACTGCTAATCATGTTAACTCcttgacaaaaaatatttctttagcacTGGTTACCCAGGATAGGATTGATAGAGGTTTAACAGATAGAGTCAATGCTTTAGAGGAAGCCATCATTTACATAGGAACTCAGGTTCAGAATATTAAAACACGTTTAACTACCTCGTGTCATGCCAATTTTAAGTGGATTTGTGTCATTCCTCTGCCCTACTATGGGTCAGAAATGTCCTGGGAACAGATACAGGCACATCTACATGGTGTGTGGAACTATTCACAGCTCGCTATTCATATGGATACTTTAGATTCCCAGATCAGTGCCATCAGTCACTCCAGACTGAAGAGTTCTCCAGCAGTAGAATTGGCcgattatttttcaaattcaatcataaattttgttaaagataatactttatggaattttcttaaatatttgggAATTATTATAGGATTAGTTATTCTACTTCTGgttcttcttccagtcatcttcaAACGTTTAGGAACTGCTATCAGGACTGCTCAAAGGGAGATATATACTCTTCATTTATATTATTCGAAGGGAAGAgatgtcgggagccataatgggacaagctaataatgagcagatgatcatcctgaaatgcttgcctcggattattatataatctgcgacgagtgtgccccattagcaaggctgtggtggacgtgattttaggaaagattcctgctattaatatgcttttcccattattactattattaaacatatgtaacaatcactaagcaatagcacacccctttgtagcagatctctgcagatccacgaagatgtactgtcttgtagtgatactatatagacaaatagatgacttcttaagtcttaatgatgatcctataagaattcctaaaattatatcagtgattattaagttcttttatatcgggactgctattaagtcccttaggcatagtcaaactgcaatgagaactctgccagtctcctgagtgttatcagttaattgccccaagagtgatagtaactggaccttctcctgctcagagcacattccaagaggtcataaaaccattagcctaggttactagagggaatccacaatttattataggtaccaggacagaagagaaaatattgcctgggtttatctatacaaaacttcactaatttcttaagttatagtttcaaactttctgcgaacctgtagagctagacaggtgatgaatgtctagttagataattactcctaatgggtattcatgtaaacattctgtgttgtaaacttctatttcaatttatgacttgaattttggtgtgaacttgtgatgaactttgtaacatgtgatcatgtactctgaatggcatataaatactgaagacaaagagttagGCGGCGGCGCGAATTAGGAattagttagttagaccccatcgccctttcctttccccctgcctagaatttttctcccttagaattttactttgttagaatcttttcttcttccccactcaggacctttccacgtttcccctcagatagctttcataggatactttttacacttaataaactctatagtaacttttctaaagtgtcttttcttcctgcaagttagagcccagcagttcctgctgagatagaacaaaggccacgttgcctaatcctctgctgttaggctacaggtgttaatcaccctagcctgcagtcccattatcctcagaagaagtttttaggatagcacaaggctatttacttaacaccttactggtcttagggccaggatgctgactgcaggtcagctacagtagcataggggctgcctcggagaagaacctgacggtgggaggaggagaagaaagaagaagcagctgcatctctccctccccttctctcacccccaagccgggggcgagggtGTTGGCTCCCGGCCCCCGgcagatttagtgggaatttagattgtttagacccaggagaaaacccactaccacagttactatagttgttttttgggtttgagattgactagagcaggaacagggatttccttagttttctttagatcaaagctatcatcagttttgtatttatatagatttagattctgatataagacatttataaacagaatagaagaagcttacactttttactcctctgatagagggagttatgtgttgccctttaaaaagagttttgctgtcatactaactattcaggcattgttaagtctcttgtcttttgggtccatgcggttcaacaaactgaaggcatttgtatgagatgctactcaaatgaaacccacacaggttcattattacaggctggaagtaagggattgtaaaacctctgtcatcaagactaatgaggtatatcccctaacttacgcgctaagccggatagtcagtgacgggtaagagagcataccgagacccttgcccctaaaagaagggaggcctcaccatcctaagacaggagctcaaccaatggctgttgagtatccaaggacgggaaagggaggctggggtcctttgctccaacctaggacaggcatggttttcgtaagttttcccagccttcccttttgaaaaaaaaaaaaattaaaaaggggggcatgttgggggccgacttttagcagaaagcagctatcagctttgcagctatcttgagccatataccctgacatgagacttgaattacaatagcctacaacagctgagaacactccgataatcttggtttagataccttgagattaaaggcgtgtgagattaaaggtgtgtgagattaaaggtgtgtgatttaagagtatgacttagaagtatagagatcagagttagagacaagacctaagggcatgattaaaggtgtaacttagaggcgtggcttagaagtgagacatataaaaggcagagacagaacagatcagaagacagactacagagagagatcagagacgaatcagacattaggtagaatctgccctcacccttgctcttgctgaaccccgacctgcagaccggagcggcagcttgggccgggatacagtggccgcccaaaggTGGGTTGGCTATCAGGCcttacaaagcaaagacagatttacatggatacattcgtcagggtctggccatggctgctgcttttcAAGGGACCACTATAcatgcaatgcttgcacagaactgtaaagataaaagatgttgtaacggtctgaggcctgggccagacctctgccaggcctgTGTGTGGGGTACTctggattccgccagacacattctgggggatccatagaacccatatcCAGCACTATCACTCCTCTGCGACCGCCCCACGCCCCTCTTttggtctgaggcctgttggtgagtgcaccccagttactgttgccagacacattctgggggctccacagatcccaaaacaagctttaggtaggaaaacccacatactaccctgaactcatagctgggtgccctgagtgctcagaatccagcagataccccccccccgcccctgctggctagcaccccccttctgctcttctcccgggtctgaggcctagaccagacctctgccaggtctgcagttgtgtggaccccggattctgcctgagacagaATCCAcacaacccagagccacagaggaacaactgaactcaaagtgtcaaacaacatatcctgagatatccaagaggagacactgcacccagaacagcagacaaatagatggactgcaaccttggaggcaccatatcctgaggcatcctagagataccaccataatcagtccagcaggaaaaaatcatagagacatctggacccctagaagaccaaacacaagcgagataactgaaAAGgagctacaatcagagacagaagcacaggtagcactagatttaaccagatggcaaaaggcaggtgcaagaacataagcaacagaaaccaaagttatatgGCATgatcagaacccagtttccccatcatagcaagctctgaacaccccatcacaccagaaaagcaggattcagaattaaaatcacttctcatgatgaggatagaggactttaagaaagacataaataacactctcaaagaacagatagaaacccttaaagaggaaacacaaaaatcccttaaggaattgaaatgaaatgcaaccaaacgggagaaggaattaaacaaaaccatgcaggatctaaaaatggaagtagaaacaataaagaaatcacaaagagagaataccctggagatagaaaacttaaaaaaacgatcaggagtcatagacacaagtattaccaacagaatacaggagatggaagagagaatctcatgtgcagaagataccatggaaaacattgacacaactgtcaaagaaaatgcaaaatacaaaaagctactaagccaaaatatacaagaaatccaagacacaatgagaaggccaaacctaaggataataggaatagatgagggggaagactcccaacttaaaggaccagtaaatatcctcaacaaaattatagaggaaaacttccctaacctaaagaaagagctgtccataaatatacaagaagcctacagaactccaaatagtttagaccagaaaagaaatacttcctgccacataatagttaaaacatcaaatgtataaaacaaagaaaaaatactaaaagcagtaatggaaaaaggcaaagtaacatataaaggcagacctataagaattacaccagacttctcacaagagaccataaaagccagaagatcctggactgatatcatacagaccctaaaagaacataaatgtcagcccagactactatacccagcaaaactgtcaatcattattgatggagaaaccaaaatatcccatgacaaatccaaatttacacagtatctcaacacaaacccagcacttcaaaggataattgatggaaaactccatcacaaggatggaaactacaacctagaaaaagcaggaaagtaatcttctaaaaacggtaaaagaaacacaaacatatctccactgccaataacaaaaataacaggaaacaacactcatttttccttaatatctcttaatatcaatggactcaattctccagtaaaaagacataaactatcagactggatacgtaaacaggacccaacattttgctgcattcaggaaatgcacctctgtggaaaggacagacactacctcagagtaaaaggttggaaaacagtcttccaagcaaatggtcccaagaaacaagctggagtagcgattctaatatcaaataaaatcagttttcaaccagatgtaatcaaaaaagataaagaaagacacttcatattcatcaaaggaaaaatgtaccaagaggaacacgcaattctcaacatctatgccccaaatgtaagggcacccacatatataaaagacactttactaaagcttaaagcatacattgcaccctacacaataatagtgggagatttcaacaccccactctcagctatggacagatcatggaaacagaaactaaatcgagacacaatgaaactaacagaagttatgaaccaattggacctaactgacatctatagaacatttcatcctaaaaaaaaaaaagaatataccttcttctcagcacctcatggtaccttctccaaaatagaccgtataattggtcacaaaacaggcctcaacaggtacaaaaatattgaaataatccctagtaccttatcagaccaccatgggttaagacttgtctttgacatagacaaaaaaacagaaagcccacatacacttggcgactgaacaatgctctcctcaatgatgacttggtcaaggaagaaattaagaaagaaattaaagactttttagatttaaatgaaaaggaggacacatcatatcaaaacatgtgggactcattgaaagcagtactaagaggaaaaatcatagctctaagtgctcacaaaaagaaagtggaaagagcatacattaacaacttgacagcaaacctgaaagcattagaacaaaaagaagctactatacccaagaggagtagacggcaggaaataatcaaactcagggctgaaatcaaccaagttgaaacaaaaggaactatagaaaatatcaacaaaaccaggagctggttctttgagaaaatcaacaaaatagacaaacccttagccagaataaccaaagggcgcagagacagcattcaaattaataaaatcagaactgaaaagggagacataacaacagaaacagaggaaatcaaaaaaattatcagatcctactacaaaggcctatactcaacaaaattggaaaatctggaggaaatggacaattttctagatagataccaggtaccaaagttaaaggaggagcagataaaccacctaaacagtcccataatgcctaaagaaatagacacagtcattaaaaatcttcccaccaaaaaatgtctggggccagatgg
Proteins encoded in this region:
- the LOC143443772 gene encoding endogenous retrovirus group K member 5 Gag polyprotein-like, with the translated sequence MGQSESRDREFFIDVIKYTLKKKGIKVNTSQLTDFLQFVQTVSPWLPERGSLNVDTWEKVGLDIKNWFSENGGKGMPLTAFAIWNVLKETLADERRALGAQEAPDSPPCEGTPLLQSHSGSKKCLNSLTEKSEKSSSGESNGESEEERSTSEEESDSEKIVTMHHKHKWPTMQHLNISHSTKPPEKGKKKAKGPIGSAAGVIQAQQQDKLLGCFPVSMQNNKEDKDPFQEPLAFKLLMTPHDWFKIARAYLTRDEFLQWMDIFKNLAQKELSKMSEKKKGVKELTYEMFMDTGEWFEVRIQQKFTKEALVNKSAAALEAWRGLLNRDTNTKGLAYISQDPEELFEEFVTQLKGTVESMALSPEAKEIVLKQLVFMNTELACQSLLKTIKKSENLSKVEVATSYFQGVPTTTTSQGQNIIQNLTNKGQKKFNKSGFAHKSYSNKRPGPISKQCPNKAGDAINLNAPDLTQSRNSRGCHPNLKGYHWRKECQTNFHKNGTALSGSTIIPKYTKVLSSQKNCVRDLPQAPQTLEVIQQPQVTKTFVKGLYTDSTELSLHKNIYL